Proteins encoded within one genomic window of Rhododendron vialii isolate Sample 1 chromosome 1a, ASM3025357v1:
- the LOC131330833 gene encoding uncharacterized protein LOC131330833, whose protein sequence is MYMSKRKGLFDEYTKEMIGCRNNTIESSINSEMPPRPENRRGRTGNPRMEAGQNQLARDIVAALAAANLLQPPPRDNVNSRAIVAMREFSRRNPPQFDGESSDPLVADHWLAQIRKIFNALKITEDDLRVSIVACQLTGEANEWWESVLGVRRDVRRAAGVANQEIEPVEESLTWAEFETLFENQYFPESYREQLRNQFERLDQGDMTVSEYATRFQTLSRFAPELVATDGRKCRRFEKGLCLSIKKFVVGQRIERFSDIIECARSIEYTEEIPEEPKVQESRKQPVGKSVSIETSGSQGRKRQREQFLSTSGQHNLEPPTLSKTSGVSSRSTIVCYWCRQSGHRAVDCPQEKEYHGQRPPRVCYRCRHPGHLAVDCPQSTSRGSVQRPTGSGHASHTALQVLDSIAELSL, encoded by the exons ATGTATATGAGTAAACgaaagggtttgtttgatgaatatACGAAAGAAATGATTGGTTGTCGAAacaacaccatagagtcatCTATCAACAG TGAGATGCCTCCGAGACCTGAGAATAGACGGGGTAGGACTGGGAATCCGAGAATGGAGGCAGGACAGAATCAGCTTGCTAGGGATATTGTAGCGGCACTTGCGGCGGCTAATCTTTTGCAACCACCCCCTAGGGATAACGTGAACAGTCGGGCCATAGTAGCCATGCGAGAGTTTAGTCGTAGAAATCCACCTCAGTTCGATGGAGAAAGTAGCGACCCCCTTGTGGCTGATCATTGGCTTGCACAAATTCGTAAGATCTTCAACGCACTAAAGATTACGGAGGACGACCTACGGGTGAGCATAGTAGCTTGTCAACTTACCGGTgaggcgaatgagtggtgggaatctgtTTTAGGAGTAAGGAGAGACGTTAGGAGGGCGGCTGGAGTTGCAAATCAGGAAATTGAGCCGGTTGAGGAAAGTTTGACTTGGGCTGAATTTGAGACACTTTTTGAAAACCAATATTTTCCAGAGTCGTATCGTGAACAGCTTAGAAACCAATTCGAAAGGTTAGATCAAGGTGACATGACCGTTTCAGAATACGCCACTAGGTTCCAAACCTTGTCCCGTTTTGCGCCAGAGTTAGTTGCAACCGATGGTAGGAAATGTAGGCGTTTTGAGAAAGGGTTATGTCTGTCTATCAAGAAGTTTGTGGTAGGTCAACGAATTGAAAGGTTTTCTGACATTATCGAGTGTGCTAGAAGTATTGAGTATACGGAGGAAATACCAGAGGAGCCGAAAGTGCAGGAGTCAAGAAAACAACCCGTTGGTAAGAGTGTATCTATAGAAACGTCTGGAAGccaagggaggaagagacaaagaGAACAGTTTCTGTCCACCTCAGGACAGCATAATTTAGAACCACCTACTCTTTCTAAAACGTCAGGAGTATCGTCTCGGTCAACGATTGTGTGTTATTGGTGCCGCCAGTCGGGCCATCGTGCAGTAGACTGTCCTCAGGAGAAGGAATATCATGGTCAGAGACCACCTCGGGTTTGCTACCGGTGTCGTCATCCGGGGCACTTAGCGGTAGATTGTCCACAATCGACAAGTAGAGGGAGCGTACAAAGACCCACGGGGTCGGGTCATGCGTCTCATACCGCGTTGCAAG TGTTGGATAGCATTGCGGAGTTGTCTTTATGA
- the LOC131330840 gene encoding uncharacterized protein LOC131330840, whose amino-acid sequence MNQSLGRTKPIEYSPFLQTTNVSELATNEMPPRPENRRGRTGNPRMEAGQNQLARDIVAALAAANLLQPPPRDNVNSRAIVAMREFSRRNPPQFDGESSDPLVADHWLAQIRKIFNALKITEDDLRVSIVACQLTGEANEWWESVLGVRRDVRRAAGVANQEIEPVEESLTWAEFETLFENQYFPESYREQLRNQFERLDQGDMTVSEYATRFQTLSRFAPELVATDGRKCRRFEKGLCLSIKKFVVGQRIERFSDIIECARSIEYTEEIPEEPKVQESRKQPVGKSVSIETSGSQGRKRQREQFLSTSGQHNLEPPTLSKTSGVSSRSTIVCYWCRQSGHRAVDCPQEKEYHGQRPPRVCYRCRHPGHLAVDCPQSTSRGSVQRPTGSGHASHTALQVLDSIAELSL is encoded by the exons TGAGATGCCTCCGAGACCTGAGAATAGACGGGGTAGGACTGGGAATCCGAGAATGGAGGCAGGACAGAATCAGCTTGCTAGGGATATTGTAGCGGCACTTGCGGCGGCTAATCTTTTGCAACCACCCCCTAGGGATAACGTGAACAGTCGGGCCATAGTAGCCATGCGAGAGTTTAGTCGTAGAAATCCACCTCAGTTCGATGGAGAAAGTAGCGACCCCCTTGTGGCTGATCATTGGCTTGCACAAATTCGTAAGATCTTCAACGCACTAAAGATTACGGAGGACGACCTACGGGTGAGCATAGTAGCTTGTCAACTTACCGGTgaggcgaatgagtggtgggaatctgtTTTAGGAGTAAGGAGAGACGTTAGGAGGGCGGCTGGAGTTGCAAATCAGGAAATTGAGCCGGTTGAGGAAAGTTTGACTTGGGCTGAATTTGAGACACTTTTTGAAAACCAATATTTTCCAGAGTCGTATCGTGAACAGCTTAGAAACCAATTCGAAAGGTTAGATCAAGGTGACATGACCGTTTCAGAATACGCCACTAGGTTCCAAACCTTGTCCCGTTTTGCGCCAGAGTTAGTTGCAACCGATGGTAGGAAATGTAGGCGTTTTGAGAAAGGGTTATGTCTGTCTATCAAGAAGTTTGTGGTAGGTCAACGAATTGAAAGGTTTTCTGACATTATCGAGTGTGCTAGAAGTATTGAGTATACGGAGGAAATACCAGAGGAGCCGAAAGTGCAGGAGTCAAGAAAACAACCCGTTGGTAAGAGTGTATCTATAGAAACGTCTGGAAGccaagggaggaagagacaaagaGAACAGTTTCTGTCCACCTCAGGACAGCATAATTTAGAACCACCTACTCTTTCTAAAACGTCAGGAGTATCGTCTCGGTCAACGATTGTGTGTTATTGGTGCCGCCAGTCGGGCCATCGTGCAGTAGACTGTCCTCAGGAGAAGGAATATCATGGTCAGAGACCACCTCGGGTTTGCTACCGGTGTCGTCATCCGGGGCACTTAGCGGTAGATTGTCCACAATCGACAAGTAGAGGGAGCGTACAAAGACCCACGGGGTCGGGTCATGCGTCTCATACCGCGTTGCAAG TGTTGGATAGCATTGCGGAGTTGTCTTTATGA